From Equus przewalskii isolate Varuska chromosome 28, EquPr2, whole genome shotgun sequence, a single genomic window includes:
- the LOC139080090 gene encoding putative protein FAM90A9 translates to MADPSTRHWPSSLLKAQKRKKQPKGAAGPRVPPAEEEDPRVKCKDCGAFGHHARSLRCPMKRWQGALAPQPLGSRKLKENLEPRPQQVPPIPRPSSQAEREREQRQRQDEQRRKALVQRFPRRPQGRQQPSWKEGTESCDYVRHANRPLPVHTTKRETELGLELPWRLPVRTPDRMSTGRAGSAIQSPGVSLFSPRGLERGREVSVPPSPPRVSPHWAQDPTVMVQLRDETPSWLCPEEPQAACKTQGLGHTPDTQAQARSLDVQSQPCQQPAAHLWDRHCKISIQAAGKRGPRLPIHTGQNLPKKPRLSRCQSPQRSPQRPHQGLVQTLQPPPCSADEVPQVATKAPPDLQGSGLQPGHNTPPLSAVQPCTVPHHPPLHHVPGQPLRMLFTRSDKGWWSSRFLIAPSFHPAEKTSRPVESPPILQKSEGQRSRVPPSVLYEDLQVSSSSEESVWEGDASWP, encoded by the exons ATGGCGGATCCTTCCACACGGCACTGGCCTTCCAGCCTGCTCAAGGCCCAGAAACGGAAGAAGCAACCCAAGGGAGCAGCGGGGCCGAGGGTTCCCCCGGCAGAGGAGGAGGATCCCAGG GTGAAGTGCAAAGACTGCGGAGCCTTTGGGCACCACGCGAGAAGCCTGAGGTGCCCCATGAAGCGTTGGCAAGGGGCCCTTGCCCCCCAGCCCTTGGGCTCCAGAAAGCTGAAGGAGAACCTGGAACCACGGCCTCAGCAGGTCCCGCCCATCCCGCGGCCCTCCAGCCAggcggagagagagagggagcaaagaCAAAG GCAAGACGAGCAGCGGAGGAAGGCTCTGGTGCAGAGGTTTCCCAGGAGACCCCAAGGGAGGCAGCAGCCGAGCTGGAAGGAAGGGACAGAGTCCTGTGACTACGTGAGG CATGCAAACAGGCCGCTGCCGGTCCACACAACCAAGAGGGAAACCGAGCTGGGCCTCGAGCTCCCGTGGAGGCTGCCTGTGAGGACACCCGACAGGATGTCCACCGGCCGTGCAGGGTCTGCCATCCAAAGTCCTGGAGTGAGCCTCTTCTCCCCTCGAGGACTTGAGCGTGGAAGGGAAGTTTCTGTCCCTCCAAGCCCTCCCCGAGTGTCCCCACATTGGGCCCAGGACCCTACTGTCATGGTCCAGCTAAGAGACGAGACGCCCAGTTGGTTGTGCCCGgaagaaccccaggctgcctgcaaGACGCAAGGCCTGGGCCACACCCCCGATACCCAGGCACAAGCCCGGTCTCTGGATGTCCAGTCACAACCATGCCAACAGCCTGCTGCCCATCTTTGGGACCGGCACTGCAAAATCAGCATCCAGGCAGCAGGCAAGAGAGGTCCTCGGCTCCCCATTCACACTGGCCAGAACCTCCCAAAGAAACCGAGACTCAGTCGCTGCCAGAGCCCCCAGAGGAGCCCTCAGAGACCACATCAGGGTCTTGTCCAGACTCTCCAGCCTCCCCCATGTTCGGCGGATGAGGTACCCCAAGTCGCCACGAAGGCTCCTCCCGACCTGCAAGGCAGTGGCCTCCAGCCTGGCCACAACACGCCTCCCCTGAGTGCTGTGCAGCCCTGCACAGTGCCCCATCATCCACCACTGCACCACgttccaggccagcccctcagaatgCTCTTCACGAGATCAGACAAAGGCTGGTGGAGCTCCAGGTTCCTGATagctccctccttccatcctgcTGAGAAGACAAGCCGTCCTGTGGAAAGCCCTCCCATCTTACAGAAGTCCGAGGGACAGCGTTCCCGGGTCCCACCGAGTGTCCTCTACGAGGACCTTCAggtttcctcttcctctgaagAGAGCGTTTGGGAGGGAGACGCCTCATGGCCATGA